Proteins encoded by one window of Halodesulfovibrio sp. MK-HDV:
- a CDS encoding YeiH family protein, with amino-acid sequence MAEQKNIVVDEGSSKISDLWLKEDYWAIWLGALILMIGSVIYFTNAPKDLDSKIATANSVMQEQAEYAPFKTVAYYDAQDSKGKLKATSSPVGKAIKNWTSKPKKWKSNPLDAFYMDQAAADSLNAKYKPKYDAAAAKTKASKMAALTAQEAAAQSSFTNASFNDEAISKIATWRKARQASKKAQKKIKHKPYNLFPSLLGLCLAMAAMFAVGLKVMGKDTGGFLKGFFAVFAVGVIAYLMGYQATMKHYGIGYAAWAIAIGMLIANTVGTPNWIKPALQVEYFIKTGLVLLGAEVLFSKVIAIGVPGIFVAWVVTPVVLISTYIFGQKVIKMPSKSLNMVISADMSVCGTSAAIATAAACRAKKEELTLAIGLSLVFTSIMMIVMPAVIKATAMPHVLGGAWMGGTIDATGAVAAAGAFLSEKAMFVAATIKMIQNVLIGVTAFCVAVYWCTKVECEAGKKVGWMEIWHRFPKFVIGFIIASIIFSTIYTSLGSDAGFAMVDHGVIRGFSKIFRGWFFCLSFAAIGLATNFRELAGYFKGGKPLILYACGQSLNLMLTLTMAYLMFYVVFPEITAKI; translated from the coding sequence ATGGCTGAGCAAAAAAATATTGTGGTTGATGAGGGTAGCTCTAAGATCTCCGATCTGTGGCTGAAAGAAGATTACTGGGCGATTTGGCTTGGTGCTCTTATTTTGATGATTGGTAGTGTTATCTACTTCACCAATGCTCCTAAAGATCTGGATTCGAAGATTGCAACAGCAAACTCCGTAATGCAGGAACAGGCTGAGTATGCACCGTTTAAGACTGTTGCTTACTATGACGCTCAGGATAGCAAGGGTAAACTGAAAGCTACTAGTTCTCCTGTTGGTAAAGCGATCAAAAATTGGACTAGCAAGCCTAAGAAGTGGAAGTCTAACCCACTTGACGCTTTCTACATGGATCAGGCTGCTGCAGATTCTTTGAACGCAAAGTACAAACCTAAGTACGATGCTGCCGCTGCTAAAACTAAAGCTTCTAAAATGGCTGCTCTTACTGCACAGGAAGCCGCTGCACAGTCTTCCTTTACAAACGCTTCTTTCAACGACGAAGCAATTTCTAAAATTGCTACATGGCGTAAAGCTCGCCAGGCTTCAAAGAAAGCTCAAAAGAAAATTAAACATAAGCCTTATAACTTGTTCCCGTCCCTGCTTGGACTCTGCCTTGCAATGGCAGCTATGTTCGCAGTGGGTCTCAAAGTTATGGGTAAAGATACTGGCGGATTCCTTAAAGGTTTCTTCGCAGTATTCGCAGTTGGCGTAATTGCATACCTCATGGGGTATCAAGCAACTATGAAACATTACGGTATCGGCTACGCTGCTTGGGCTATCGCAATCGGTATGCTTATCGCAAACACTGTCGGTACTCCTAATTGGATTAAACCTGCTCTTCAGGTTGAATACTTCATTAAAACCGGTCTCGTACTTCTTGGTGCTGAAGTTCTCTTCAGTAAAGTTATCGCGATTGGTGTACCTGGTATCTTCGTAGCTTGGGTTGTTACCCCTGTTGTTCTGATCTCAACTTACATTTTTGGTCAGAAAGTTATTAAAATGCCTTCTAAGTCTTTGAACATGGTAATTTCTGCTGACATGTCCGTATGTGGTACATCCGCTGCGATTGCTACTGCTGCTGCTTGTCGTGCAAAAAAAGAAGAACTTACACTTGCGATCGGTCTTTCCCTCGTGTTTACTTCCATTATGATGATCGTGATGCCTGCAGTTATTAAAGCTACTGCAATGCCACACGTTCTCGGTGGTGCATGGATGGGTGGTACTATTGACGCAACTGGTGCTGTAGCTGCTGCCGGCGCATTCCTTTCTGAGAAAGCTATGTTCGTTGCTGCTACAATTAAGATGATTCAGAACGTACTTATCGGTGTAACAGCTTTTTGTGTAGCTGTTTACTGGTGCACTAAAGTTGAATGCGAAGCAGGTAAGAAAGTTGGCTGGATGGAAATCTGGCATCGTTTCCCTAAATTCGTTATCGGCTTCATCATCGCATCTATCATCTTCTCAACCATCTACACCAGCCTTGGTTCCGACGCAGGCTTTGCGATGGTCGACCATGGTGTAATCCGCGGCTTCTCTAAAATCTTCCGCGGTTGGTTCTTCTGCCTTAGCTTCGCAGCGATTGGTCTTGCTACCAACTTCCGCGAACTTGCAGGCTACTTTAAAGGCGGCAAGCCACTTATCCTGTACGCTTGTGGTCAGTCTCTCAACCTTATGCTTACTCTCACAATGGCATACCTCATGTTCTACGTGGTATTCCCTGAGATTACTGCTAAGATCTAA
- a CDS encoding nickel-dependent hydrogenase large subunit, giving the protein MSKTYTIPVGPLHVALEEPMYFQVDVKGEVVQSIEMFAGHAHRGMESLALERNFFQNIVLTERVCSLCSNNHPLTYCMSLENIAQIQVPERGQYLRVIADEVKRIASHMFNVGIGLHVIGFNTLFMHAMEVRETMQDLKESIWGNRMDISANTIGGAKYDLDDELVAYLRKTLEELKKPIEEFRHMYATHPQVKARTQGVGILPPEAAIEYGLGGPVARGSGIDNDVRKESPYAAYDMLNFNVVLGDGCDVRSRALVRLGEIFESISIIEQCLNQMPKGPICCDPLPDIPAGQAVARSEAPRGELIYYMRTNGTMYPERLKWRVPTYVNWEGLRVMLDKAKVADIALIVNSIDPCLSCTER; this is encoded by the coding sequence ATGTCTAAAACATACACTATTCCGGTTGGTCCACTGCACGTTGCGCTCGAAGAGCCAATGTACTTTCAGGTAGACGTTAAAGGTGAAGTTGTTCAGTCCATCGAAATGTTCGCAGGACACGCTCACCGCGGTATGGAAAGCCTTGCGCTTGAAAGAAACTTTTTCCAGAACATCGTGCTCACAGAGCGCGTATGTTCACTCTGCTCCAACAACCACCCGCTGACATACTGCATGTCGCTTGAGAACATCGCACAAATTCAGGTTCCTGAACGCGGTCAGTACCTTCGCGTCATTGCAGACGAAGTAAAACGTATTGCTTCTCACATGTTCAACGTGGGTATCGGCCTGCACGTTATCGGTTTCAACACACTTTTCATGCATGCCATGGAAGTTCGTGAAACCATGCAGGATCTTAAAGAGTCCATCTGGGGCAACCGCATGGACATCTCCGCCAACACAATTGGCGGCGCCAAGTACGATCTTGATGACGAACTTGTAGCGTACCTTCGCAAGACTCTTGAAGAACTGAAAAAACCTATTGAAGAGTTCAGACACATGTATGCAACTCATCCACAGGTTAAAGCACGCACACAGGGCGTAGGCATCCTTCCTCCGGAAGCTGCTATTGAATACGGCCTTGGCGGTCCAGTAGCACGTGGCTCCGGCATTGATAACGATGTTCGTAAAGAAAGCCCGTACGCTGCATATGACATGCTTAACTTCAATGTTGTTCTCGGCGATGGCTGCGACGTTCGTTCCCGTGCTCTTGTACGCCTTGGTGAGATTTTCGAATCAATCAGCATTATCGAACAGTGCCTCAATCAGATGCCTAAAGGGCCTATCTGCTGCGATCCACTTCCAGATATCCCTGCCGGGCAGGCTGTGGCTCGTTCCGAAGCACCACGTGGAGAACTTATCTACTACATGCGTACCAACGGCACCATGTACCCTGAACGCTTGAAATGGCGCGTACCTACCTATGTAAACTGGGAAGGTCTTCGCGTAATGCTGGATAAAGCGAAAGTTGCGGATATCGCGCTTATCGTAAACAGCATCGATCCTTGCCTCTCTTGTACAGAGCGCTAG
- a CDS encoding ferredoxin-thioredoxin reductase catalytic domain-containing protein: MTEPTEEHIKRVRNYVAKYCTKTGLTTHSMAEVTDAVVTGLASNIETLGKPLCPCRFYPDKTEEIKSRTWLCPCEDMKKYKYCHCMLFVNEDGMPVTEHLPEGHEGIATYGVTKDPAPEKYNAPK, encoded by the coding sequence ATGACCGAACCAACAGAAGAACATATCAAACGTGTACGCAACTATGTTGCAAAATATTGCACAAAAACAGGACTTACCACCCACTCCATGGCTGAAGTTACCGATGCGGTAGTAACTGGCCTTGCAAGCAACATTGAAACACTGGGTAAACCTCTCTGTCCGTGCCGTTTTTATCCGGACAAAACAGAAGAAATTAAATCCCGTACATGGCTGTGCCCATGTGAAGACATGAAAAAATACAAATACTGCCACTGTATGCTCTTCGTTAACGAAGACGGTATGCCAGTGACAGAACACCTTCCGGAAGGTCACGAAGGTATTGCTACCTACGGTGTGACCAAAGACCCAGCACCGGAAAAATACAACGCGCCAAAATAA
- a CDS encoding DUF3365 domain-containing protein: protein MLFRKPYSLQKQFLSGLAVASLVLGVIFAIGFYIHMRTVLEDEVEAKATLTFTQVDAVQNYVRKVLRPKMYEMIPGTFIIEAMSSSYISRSVMERFKGEEGYLYRRVAINSRNPEFEANTLERGFVEYFREHPTDTLWKGYKDIAGQRYYVMARPVTYVESCMRCHGDINDAPVEVVQQYGKRGFNKEADSIGGVDLVGINVMASLGQLQKTIIGYFAFFVVGAIVFFSTTNVLFKVLVVDNIKRISSVFRANLEETGGTELLDSIAEKDEIEELESGLLELNNHLFSARAQLKEYAENLRAMVDERTQELTHEALERRADVALFITMLSLMQKSRSRGELLNLAMPEIGNRFHATTVTYICTFSSNNSYSWPSGAEAQKLPEDWLYVITESGIKFEDNRIIISVESSAGNAEGVVILYWDDPRYVSLQDHGLMRALGRQLGAAGENLVALDNMMRQMQTLQTIVEGITDPLVLMDASCNVLTANQAACNLSAEFSAGRDVSGNILSMLSDYNATDGCSMQLALSRKVPFVDEVVVDDSRTFSMGIYPVIQGNNRPDRVVVHVRETTREKRMLAQMQQHEKLATIGKLAAGLAHEINNPLGVILCYAELLKDDADGAQQNQDIDIILRHTRHAQRILRDLLDFARPKVSHKGTSDTAHVVQNITEVFSVQAAAKKVELTASVSTENAFAAIGEQELEQVLSNLVLNALDAVEENKGHIHLSVVLNDDAVVMSIEDNGEGISPENMHRIFDPFFTTKGPGSGTGLGLAIVYGMVTDLGGKVEATSSTNLGGAQFVVQLPVATSCNLGE from the coding sequence ATGCTTTTTCGTAAACCGTATTCTTTGCAAAAGCAGTTCTTAAGTGGACTTGCTGTGGCATCGCTTGTTCTCGGGGTAATATTTGCCATCGGTTTCTATATCCATATGCGAACAGTATTGGAGGATGAAGTTGAGGCTAAAGCGACCCTGACGTTTACACAGGTTGATGCTGTGCAGAACTACGTACGAAAAGTGCTGCGCCCTAAGATGTATGAAATGATCCCCGGTACGTTCATTATTGAGGCCATGAGCTCGTCGTATATTTCTCGTAGTGTCATGGAGCGTTTTAAAGGGGAAGAGGGCTATTTGTACCGCCGTGTTGCTATTAATTCCCGTAATCCGGAGTTTGAAGCAAACACGCTGGAGCGTGGTTTTGTGGAATATTTTCGTGAGCACCCAACGGATACGCTTTGGAAGGGCTACAAAGACATAGCAGGACAGCGGTATTATGTGATGGCGCGTCCGGTTACCTATGTTGAAAGCTGTATGCGTTGTCATGGCGATATTAATGACGCACCAGTGGAAGTTGTTCAGCAGTACGGTAAACGTGGTTTCAACAAAGAAGCCGATTCCATCGGCGGTGTAGATTTGGTAGGCATCAATGTCATGGCAAGTCTTGGCCAGTTGCAAAAGACAATTATCGGCTACTTTGCTTTCTTTGTTGTGGGTGCGATTGTGTTTTTCTCCACTACAAACGTGCTGTTTAAAGTGCTGGTTGTGGATAATATTAAACGAATTTCCTCAGTGTTCCGTGCGAACCTCGAAGAGACTGGCGGCACTGAATTACTTGATAGTATTGCAGAGAAGGATGAGATTGAAGAGCTTGAATCGGGGCTGCTTGAATTAAACAATCATTTGTTCTCTGCACGTGCGCAATTGAAGGAGTATGCAGAAAACCTGCGTGCTATGGTTGATGAGCGTACACAGGAGCTGACGCATGAAGCATTGGAGCGTCGTGCTGACGTTGCGCTGTTCATTACTATGTTGTCTCTTATGCAGAAAAGCCGTTCCCGTGGTGAGTTGTTAAACCTTGCCATGCCGGAAATTGGCAACCGATTCCACGCAACAACCGTTACCTATATTTGTACTTTTTCTTCAAATAACAGCTACTCGTGGCCGAGCGGCGCAGAAGCGCAAAAGCTTCCTGAAGACTGGCTGTACGTCATCACTGAAAGCGGCATTAAATTTGAAGATAACCGCATCATTATTTCTGTGGAATCCAGTGCAGGCAACGCAGAAGGGGTGGTAATTCTGTATTGGGATGATCCTCGATACGTTTCATTGCAAGATCATGGTTTGATGCGTGCTCTCGGCAGGCAACTAGGCGCAGCAGGGGAAAACCTTGTGGCGCTGGATAACATGATGCGCCAGATGCAGACTCTGCAAACCATTGTTGAAGGTATCACAGACCCCCTTGTATTGATGGATGCATCCTGTAACGTCCTCACGGCGAATCAGGCTGCGTGTAATCTTTCGGCAGAATTTAGCGCCGGTCGCGATGTCAGCGGCAATATTCTTTCTATGTTGTCCGATTACAATGCTACGGATGGCTGCTCTATGCAGCTTGCGCTTTCCCGCAAGGTTCCGTTTGTAGATGAAGTAGTGGTGGATGACAGCCGTACGTTTTCAATGGGTATTTATCCCGTCATTCAGGGGAACAACCGCCCTGATCGTGTTGTTGTACATGTGCGCGAGACCACGCGAGAAAAACGTATGCTCGCCCAGATGCAGCAGCATGAAAAGCTGGCAACAATTGGTAAGCTTGCAGCAGGGCTTGCGCATGAGATTAACAACCCGTTGGGAGTTATTCTCTGTTATGCTGAGTTGTTGAAAGATGATGCTGATGGTGCACAGCAGAATCAGGATATTGATATCATCCTGCGTCATACTCGACATGCCCAGCGCATTTTACGTGATTTGTTAGATTTTGCCCGTCCGAAAGTGAGCCATAAGGGCACATCGGATACAGCGCATGTTGTACAGAATATTACAGAGGTTTTCTCTGTTCAGGCAGCAGCAAAGAAAGTAGAACTCACTGCATCAGTTTCAACTGAGAATGCCTTTGCCGCAATCGGTGAGCAGGAGTTGGAACAGGTTCTTTCAAACCTTGTGTTGAATGCACTTGATGCTGTTGAAGAGAACAAGGGGCATATTCATTTGAGTGTTGTTCTGAATGATGATGCCGTTGTGATGAGTATTGAAGATAACGGTGAAGGTATTTCACCGGAAAACATGCACAGAATTTTTGATCCATTCTTTACAACAAAGGGACCCGGTTCCGGCACAGGATTAGGACTAGCCATTGTGTATGGCATGGTTACTGACCTTGGCGGTAAGGTTGAAGCTACTTCAAGCACAAATCTTGGCGGGGCACAATTTGTTGTTCAGCTTCCGGTTGCGACTTCATGCAACCTTGGGGAATAG
- a CDS encoding GDSL-type esterase/lipase family protein yields MKTFFFFGDSLTLGVNDPSLHGWIGQLSLVSGVPVPPATFYNMGARKHSSLAIAKRWKAEVEARLIAESKPRLLFTFGVVDMATPAGQQNLSIEESVENARTILVDAVETYGKKNIVMVSPFPVVNLEHCARIGELSAAYLDMCADYDISYVDIFTKLSQHEPYLNNLSDGIHPSEEGNAIIASTLHSHEHIVLWMNS; encoded by the coding sequence ATGAAAACATTTTTCTTTTTTGGCGATTCCCTAACTCTCGGTGTGAACGATCCGTCATTGCATGGGTGGATTGGTCAGTTAAGCTTGGTATCCGGCGTGCCGGTGCCTCCTGCTACCTTTTACAATATGGGCGCACGAAAGCATTCCAGTTTGGCTATAGCCAAGAGATGGAAGGCTGAAGTTGAAGCCAGACTTATTGCAGAAAGTAAGCCCCGTCTTTTGTTCACATTTGGTGTCGTTGATATGGCTACACCTGCCGGTCAGCAAAATCTTTCTATTGAAGAGTCTGTCGAGAACGCACGAACCATCCTTGTTGATGCAGTAGAAACCTACGGCAAAAAGAATATCGTTATGGTGAGCCCGTTTCCTGTTGTGAACCTTGAGCATTGCGCTCGGATTGGTGAGTTATCTGCTGCGTATTTGGATATGTGCGCAGATTATGACATTTCGTATGTAGATATATTTACGAAGCTGTCACAGCATGAACCGTACTTGAATAATTTGTCTGATGGTATTCACCCAAGTGAAGAAGGAAATGCTATTATCGCAAGCACTCTTCATAGCCATGAGCATATTGTACTGTGGATGAATAGCTAG
- the hypA gene encoding hydrogenase maturation nickel metallochaperone HypA produces the protein MHELAITQSMITIVNETVKGKDVIVREIRIEIGQHTCIEKHTLEGCFEICTENTPLKGVQLTFIDVPASWKCSECHYTFEKRIGDTCPRCSNINLTMVTGRELQVKSLEVEPVNKDDSYGN, from the coding sequence ATGCATGAATTAGCTATAACGCAAAGTATGATCACCATTGTCAACGAGACCGTTAAGGGTAAAGACGTGATCGTGCGCGAAATTCGCATAGAAATTGGTCAGCATACTTGCATAGAAAAACATACCCTAGAGGGTTGTTTTGAAATCTGCACAGAGAACACACCTCTTAAAGGTGTACAGCTGACATTCATTGACGTTCCGGCAAGCTGGAAATGCAGCGAATGTCACTACACGTTTGAAAAACGCATCGGGGATACATGTCCACGATGTTCAAATATAAATCTCACAATGGTTACCGGTCGAGAATTACAAGTAAAAAGTCTCGAAGTGGAACCTGTTAATAAGGATGATTCTTATGGAAACTAA
- a CDS encoding 4Fe-4S dicluster domain-containing protein has translation METKEYALVVDAEKCKGCKKCEIACVEAHTNLTRKEIIKNKATHLSRIKVCKIEKAKVPVQCHQCHNAPCARVCPTAALVREPGMVRVRQQLCVGCKMCVMVCPFGAINVAHNEPIIGDAVPTSRKVAIKCDQCSEWRAKNGEELTACASACKFGAIKFVEIHEYQAQKAEEAARCCIAATSGEAQPVN, from the coding sequence ATGGAAACTAAAGAGTACGCATTAGTTGTTGATGCTGAAAAATGCAAAGGCTGTAAAAAATGTGAAATCGCATGTGTAGAAGCACACACGAACCTCACCCGTAAGGAAATCATTAAGAACAAAGCTACTCACTTAAGCCGCATCAAAGTGTGCAAAATTGAGAAAGCTAAAGTTCCTGTACAGTGCCACCAGTGCCACAATGCACCATGTGCACGCGTTTGTCCTACAGCAGCGCTCGTTCGTGAACCTGGCATGGTTCGAGTTCGCCAGCAGCTCTGCGTTGGTTGTAAAATGTGCGTAATGGTTTGTCCGTTCGGCGCTATTAACGTTGCTCATAACGAACCAATCATCGGTGACGCTGTTCCAACATCACGCAAGGTTGCTATTAAATGTGACCAGTGCTCCGAATGGCGCGCAAAGAATGGCGAAGAACTCACTGCATGTGCTAGTGCATGTAAGTTCGGCGCAATCAAGTTCGTGGAAATCCACGAATATCAGGCTCAGAAAGCTGAAGAAGCTGCACGCTGCTGCATCGCTGCTACCAGCGGAGAAGCTCAGCCTGTTAACTAG
- a CDS encoding sigma-54 dependent transcriptional regulator, with translation MEQAIVKQTILLVDDEQDFARGLQRLIVRKFPDLNVLLAHTGESALETLKSTHVDIMLTDMLMPGMTGMELLPLALEQRPDLSMVMLTAHGTIETAVQAVKHGAYDFLTKPVEPAELFRVVAKSQERATLMNENRQLKEQVRSFSASGELIGESQAMQQLKLSIQAVAHSDYTVLVRGESGTGKEMVARMIHQLSTRIEKNFLSVNCPAIPEQLLESELFGHVKGAFTGADKDHKGLFATTDGGTLHLDEIGDISFQVQTKLLRVLQEGEVRPVGANSNEQVNVRVVASTNQELEKRIQDKAFREDLYYRLNVLTITIPPLRDRVTDIPLLTHHFLRQSCKEMGLPEKSIAPEVLTYLSTKQWQGNVRELQNYVRRLTVFCSGDSVDMSVVRLVDNGTLTAVVTTENGAAGITQYKDAKNKVIDDFTQAYVSDLLKSTTGNISEAARVSGLSRVALQKILARLNMDAASFR, from the coding sequence GTGGAACAAGCTATTGTAAAACAAACCATTTTGCTCGTTGATGACGAGCAGGATTTCGCGCGTGGGCTACAGCGTCTCATTGTACGCAAATTTCCTGATCTTAATGTGCTGCTTGCCCATACGGGTGAATCTGCACTTGAGACGTTAAAGTCAACACACGTAGATATTATGCTCACAGACATGCTTATGCCGGGAATGACCGGTATGGAGCTGCTTCCGCTTGCATTGGAGCAGCGTCCTGATCTTTCAATGGTGATGCTTACTGCGCATGGAACTATTGAAACTGCTGTTCAGGCTGTGAAGCATGGTGCGTATGACTTTTTGACCAAGCCTGTAGAGCCTGCTGAATTATTCAGGGTTGTGGCAAAAAGTCAGGAACGCGCAACACTCATGAATGAGAACAGACAGTTGAAAGAACAGGTACGTTCTTTCAGCGCCTCCGGTGAGCTTATCGGCGAATCGCAGGCCATGCAGCAGCTTAAGCTTTCTATTCAGGCTGTAGCGCATTCAGACTACACAGTTCTCGTTCGCGGGGAATCCGGCACCGGTAAGGAAATGGTTGCACGGATGATCCATCAGTTGAGTACTCGTATTGAGAAGAATTTTTTAAGCGTGAACTGCCCGGCTATTCCGGAGCAGTTGCTTGAGAGTGAGCTTTTTGGTCACGTGAAGGGTGCCTTTACAGGCGCAGATAAGGATCATAAGGGGCTTTTTGCCACAACTGATGGTGGAACTCTGCATCTGGATGAAATTGGCGATATATCCTTTCAAGTGCAAACAAAGCTGCTTCGTGTTTTGCAGGAAGGTGAAGTGCGTCCTGTGGGAGCAAACTCCAACGAGCAGGTTAATGTTCGCGTGGTTGCTTCAACAAATCAGGAATTGGAAAAACGGATTCAGGACAAGGCATTTCGAGAAGATTTGTATTACCGCCTGAACGTTCTTACCATCACCATCCCGCCTTTGCGCGATCGTGTGACGGATATTCCGTTGCTGACACATCATTTCTTACGTCAGTCCTGTAAAGAAATGGGATTGCCGGAAAAAAGTATCGCACCGGAAGTGCTCACGTATCTTTCTACCAAGCAGTGGCAGGGGAACGTTCGTGAGTTGCAAAACTATGTGCGTCGCCTGACAGTTTTCTGTTCCGGTGATTCCGTAGATATGAGCGTGGTGCGTCTTGTCGATAACGGAACACTGACTGCTGTCGTTACGACAGAGAACGGTGCCGCAGGCATTACACAGTACAAAGATGCCAAGAACAAGGTTATCGATGATTTTACGCAAGCGTACGTGTCAGACCTGCTTAAAAGTACCACGGGCAATATTTCAGAAGCTGCACGAGTTTCCGGATTGTCCCGAGTAGCACTTCAGAAAATTTTAGCGCGTCTTAACATGGATGCGGCAAGTTTTAGGTAA
- a CDS encoding C-GCAxxG-C-C family protein, translated as MTLSSENTMQEVVAPTGVVTIAGRKAKITLETTFPDSPAWQPHPVDPEKAERMAYDGCIGGYGCCYAAFYSIIGQMAEKHGAPYKDFPFHAMKAGRSGIGGWKSTCGALVGAAFAYGLFYEKKEHNELVRELFHWHDTTALPVYRPKTNCKLDVDIPSSISGSVLCTASKARWAYASGFPIKSKECSERCARLTADVARKAIEILHAKMDGTFVATADKNAGMKCDDCDNCDSSFKEEAASVIIVKQPEYRSVKAS; from the coding sequence ATGACACTTTCATCAGAGAATACAATGCAGGAAGTCGTAGCACCAACGGGGGTCGTTACGATTGCTGGCCGCAAGGCAAAGATTACACTGGAAACCACGTTTCCAGATAGTCCCGCATGGCAGCCGCATCCTGTTGATCCAGAAAAAGCCGAGCGTATGGCATATGATGGTTGTATCGGGGGATACGGTTGTTGTTACGCTGCGTTCTATAGCATCATCGGGCAAATGGCTGAAAAGCACGGGGCACCATACAAAGATTTTCCGTTCCATGCCATGAAAGCAGGGCGCTCCGGCATCGGTGGATGGAAATCTACCTGCGGTGCACTCGTTGGCGCGGCGTTCGCCTACGGTCTATTTTACGAGAAGAAAGAGCATAACGAACTCGTACGTGAACTCTTCCACTGGCACGACACAACCGCGCTGCCAGTCTATCGTCCGAAAACGAACTGCAAGCTGGATGTAGACATTCCAAGCAGCATCAGTGGCTCAGTATTATGTACTGCATCTAAAGCTCGCTGGGCATATGCATCAGGGTTTCCAATTAAATCCAAAGAATGTTCAGAACGCTGCGCACGCCTCACGGCAGATGTCGCACGCAAAGCCATAGAAATTTTACACGCTAAAATGGATGGCACCTTTGTCGCAACAGCGGACAAGAATGCCGGCATGAAGTGTGATGACTGCGATAACTGTGATTCTTCTTTTAAAGAGGAAGCTGCATCAGTAATTATCGTAAAGCAGCCAGAATATCGGTCTGTAAAAGCTAGTTAA
- a CDS encoding 4Fe-4S dicluster domain-containing protein gives MVLSIFKVLWNNLRQGPSTDPFPFGETFTPARLRGKVTIDPDSCVGCGVCATVCAGNAIKHVEREDGSGKDFYVWHNTCTFCGMCHHYCPTKAISQTNNWSTAHRNEDKYKKKEHEFIAYARCPECDQTMPNMPHAMLDHIYGTPTEELENIYSLCPECRRQKAAQQFGAHIHD, from the coding sequence ATGGTGCTTAGTATCTTTAAAGTTCTTTGGAACAACCTGAGGCAAGGCCCTTCCACCGACCCGTTTCCGTTCGGTGAAACCTTCACCCCAGCCCGCCTTCGCGGCAAGGTCACTATTGACCCTGATTCCTGTGTTGGCTGCGGTGTCTGTGCAACTGTTTGTGCAGGTAACGCAATCAAGCACGTAGAACGTGAAGACGGCTCCGGTAAGGATTTTTATGTATGGCATAACACCTGCACTTTTTGCGGAATGTGCCATCATTACTGTCCCACTAAGGCGATTAGCCAAACCAATAATTGGTCAACCGCGCATCGCAACGAAGACAAATACAAAAAGAAAGAACACGAGTTTATAGCATATGCCCGTTGTCCTGAATGTGATCAGACCATGCCGAATATGCCGCATGCAATGCTTGACCACATCTACGGTACACCAACTGAAGAACTCGAAAACATCTACAGTCTTTGTCCTGAGTGCAGACGACAGAAAGCCGCTCAACAGTTTGGAGCTCATATCCATGATTAA
- a CDS encoding NADH-quinone oxidoreductase subunit C, which produces MINTMKQRVINLVDTMPKGAELSWTADLKENQFAWVTLNEVEDLPLFAEKILPEGRLVTISACNAKAEDKKAFHEVCYHFVIKGMSVTVTLLPTGVEPSVPSITLWHKSADWAEREMAESYGITVRNHPNPRPLFLHETVQSEAMERLVPLSTMTNSASTNSLWEKIMGEKGEES; this is translated from the coding sequence ATGATTAATACAATGAAACAGCGAGTTATTAACCTCGTTGATACAATGCCAAAGGGTGCAGAACTTAGCTGGACTGCCGACCTTAAAGAGAACCAGTTCGCCTGGGTCACTCTTAACGAAGTTGAAGACCTTCCTCTGTTTGCAGAAAAAATTCTGCCTGAGGGTCGTCTTGTAACCATTTCCGCATGTAACGCTAAAGCAGAAGACAAAAAAGCCTTCCACGAAGTGTGCTACCACTTTGTCATCAAAGGTATGTCTGTCACTGTTACCTTGTTACCTACCGGTGTTGAGCCGTCTGTGCCTTCCATTACTCTATGGCACAAATCTGCTGACTGGGCTGAACGCGAAATGGCGGAAAGCTACGGTATTACCGTACGCAACCACCCAAACCCGCGTCCTTTGTTCCTGCACGAGACTGTACAGTCCGAAGCAATGGAACGACTTGTTCCTCTTTCCACCATGACCAACAGTGCGTCCACCAACTCACTGTGGGAAAAAATTATGGGTGAGAAAGGAGAGGAGAGCTAG